In the genome of Leptospira kanakyensis, one region contains:
- a CDS encoding M14 family zinc carboxypeptidase has protein sequence MLRGMKRLNRYENRILKIVKLGGKLVRFKQFGFSTKTKEGFRFPIYVLEIGKEKAIKRNLAGLVAGVHGLETIGIRVLLDFLDDLLSRKTSELYREIKDGELGIVCIPILNPGGVALKRRSNPGGVDLMRNSGVEAVKAPFFFGGHKISNVFPYYRGNVLQAESKVLDRFYNEYFVPAENAMIPVVDIHSGFGVVDHVWWPYAGTHEQCVDETLFQKIANHLTTKFNHILYRFGPQSETYTTHGDLWDRLYNKYQKVKVETGSNGSRFLPLTLEIGTWSDIQLDPWKVFRKRGIFNPAREAKQESIISHRKFLTDVLRLAKTNPIDLL, from the coding sequence ATGCTCAGAGGAATGAAACGTCTCAATCGATACGAAAACAGAATTTTAAAAATTGTAAAGTTAGGTGGCAAACTGGTTCGGTTTAAACAGTTCGGATTTTCCACAAAAACTAAAGAAGGTTTTCGTTTCCCGATCTATGTATTAGAAATTGGAAAAGAAAAAGCAATCAAAAGAAATCTTGCTGGTCTTGTGGCAGGAGTTCATGGATTAGAAACCATCGGGATTCGAGTTTTATTGGATTTTTTGGATGATCTTCTTTCTCGAAAAACTTCTGAATTGTATAGAGAGATTAAGGATGGGGAACTTGGCATTGTTTGTATTCCTATTTTAAATCCCGGTGGAGTTGCTCTCAAACGTCGATCCAATCCCGGTGGGGTTGATTTAATGAGAAACTCTGGTGTGGAGGCAGTAAAAGCCCCTTTCTTTTTTGGAGGCCATAAGATATCAAATGTGTTTCCTTATTACAGAGGGAACGTTCTACAAGCAGAATCTAAAGTATTAGATCGTTTTTATAATGAATATTTTGTTCCTGCTGAAAACGCGATGATTCCGGTGGTTGATATACATTCTGGTTTTGGTGTTGTCGATCATGTTTGGTGGCCGTATGCAGGAACTCATGAACAATGTGTTGATGAAACTTTGTTTCAGAAAATTGCAAATCATCTAACAACAAAATTTAATCATATTTTATATCGATTTGGGCCACAGAGTGAAACTTACACAACACATGGTGATCTTTGGGATAGATTGTACAATAAATACCAAAAAGTAAAAGTAGAAACTGGTTCCAATGGATCCAGATTTTTACCATTGACTTTGGAGATTGGGACTTGGTCGGACATCCAGTTAGACCCATGGAAGGTATTTCGTAAACGTGGGATCTTTAATCCTGCTCGTGAAGCCAAACAAGAATCAATCATTAGTCATAGGAAGTTTTTAACAGACGTTTTGCGGTTAGCTAAAACAAATCCAATCGATTTGCTATAA
- a CDS encoding DNA-3-methyladenine glycosylase I: protein MKETESERCSWCLKFDQYIKYHDEEWGVPVHEDQIHFEFLILEGAQAGLSWSTILKKREGYRKVFANFDPIKVAKFTDKKLEKILLDPSIVRNRLKVYAAVNNAKRFLEIQKEFGSFDKYIWSFVNHKPIQNRRKSLKEVPATTKESDLLSKDLIKRGFKFVGSTVIYAHMQACGLVNDHIESCFRYKEILSIS from the coding sequence ATGAAAGAAACGGAATCAGAACGTTGTTCCTGGTGTTTGAAATTTGACCAATACATAAAGTATCATGATGAAGAATGGGGAGTGCCCGTCCATGAGGATCAAATTCATTTTGAGTTTTTAATTCTTGAAGGTGCACAAGCAGGACTCAGTTGGTCTACCATCTTAAAAAAACGTGAAGGTTACAGAAAGGTGTTCGCAAACTTTGATCCAATAAAAGTAGCAAAGTTCACCGATAAAAAATTAGAAAAAATCCTCTTAGATCCATCAATCGTTCGTAACCGATTGAAAGTATATGCTGCAGTAAATAATGCAAAACGGTTTTTAGAAATTCAAAAAGAATTCGGCTCCTTTGACAAATACATTTGGAGTTTTGTAAATCACAAACCAATTCAAAATCGGAGAAAAAGTTTAAAAGAGGTTCCTGCTACAACCAAAGAATCAGATCTTTTGAGTAAAGATTTAATCAAACGTGGTTTTAAGTTTGTCGGTAGTACGGTAATTTATGCGCATATGCAAGCATGTGGCCTTGTCAATGACCACATTGAAAGTTGTTTTCGATATAAAGAAATACTTTCTATCTCTTAA
- a CDS encoding efflux RND transporter permease subunit, with protein sequence MNLAKLSIQRPVFIACTVILIVVVGIVSFGKLGVENFPDMSIPTISINVTYPGAAPNEIETLVAKPIEDELSTISGLKKLRSICNEGSAVIVAEFTSETVISYAEQQIRDKVAFAKKKLPAELEEPVIKRLDPADQPIISISLQSELADNEFYDFASETIKQRLISISNVGSVDIVGGRKKEIWVELDRNRLKSRNLSASQVSQKIAAGGANIPAGKIRGEQSDLSFRTINEYRSFDEIRNVPISFMNNEIPIQLSDVGRVVEASEEVTSLAYWNGKPALFLLVYKQSGANSVQVAEAVKKKVTDLQKEFPNVTFDYYNDSSKVVKDNVWDVEESIYIGIVLTIIVVLFFLGSVRSTLITGLALPTSLLGSFILMKLAGFTINQMTLLAMSLAVGLLIDDAIVVRENIHRHKEMGKDSKQAALDGTKEVTLAVLATTFAILAVFGPIAFIDGVIGQILCPFGLTVCFALLISLYDALTIAPMMSAYFGGEHNPKEPGRIEKILSVPLRTFDKFQDKLTNLYVKTLVVSTKRPLFVLSVAVLIFISSIFISKTLKSEFIPTQDLGQFTVTFELPPGASVEATKELNKKVSELLRSKKEVFLTAGYVKQNKIDIYVELVSSKQRKLNTPQFKEYIRKELIPYSYAKPIVKNYDAIGGGQRSFSFVITGNDAEKVESYSKLVFEKIKLMPDLTDPDISLREGAPEFKIVPKGEQIVKLGVNPQSLGKELRIIVEGDTQAVFRENNLEYDIRVRMLEDQRNIEKNFHQVVVPNINGYMVPLSFVSAGISTTGPATIQRQNRNRSVEISADTNPNGRGSGYTMAELQRILKEELPMPDGLKVSYSGQTENLESTGKNMAIALGLGVVFIYLVLASLYESFIIPISILVVIPLAMTGAFWGLFLTGKSMDIFANIGMILLFGLATKNSILLIDFAKDLRNTGVDTRTALIEAGRARLRPILMTSIALIAGMLPVAIGLNEASKQRTSMGVTVIGGLISSTILTLYVIPAVYQYITRFIDSMNKKKK encoded by the coding sequence ATGAATTTAGCAAAATTATCCATTCAAAGACCTGTATTTATTGCCTGTACGGTCATCCTTATCGTAGTCGTTGGGATTGTAAGTTTTGGTAAACTCGGCGTTGAAAACTTTCCAGACATGAGTATTCCTACAATTTCGATCAATGTCACATACCCAGGTGCAGCACCGAATGAAATCGAGACTTTGGTTGCCAAACCAATTGAAGATGAACTTTCAACCATTTCTGGATTAAAAAAATTAAGATCTATTTGTAATGAAGGTTCTGCTGTGATTGTGGCTGAATTTACTTCTGAAACTGTGATTAGTTATGCGGAACAACAAATTAGAGATAAGGTGGCTTTTGCCAAGAAAAAACTTCCGGCGGAACTAGAAGAACCGGTTATTAAACGTTTGGATCCAGCTGACCAACCAATCATTAGTATTTCCTTACAATCGGAGTTAGCAGATAATGAGTTTTATGATTTTGCATCAGAGACTATAAAACAAAGATTAATCTCTATTTCAAATGTTGGTTCTGTGGATATTGTGGGAGGTCGAAAAAAAGAAATTTGGGTGGAACTTGATCGGAACCGATTGAAATCAAGAAATTTATCGGCTTCACAAGTTTCACAAAAAATTGCCGCTGGTGGTGCGAACATACCTGCCGGAAAAATCCGTGGTGAACAATCTGATTTGTCTTTTCGAACTATTAATGAATATCGAAGTTTTGATGAAATCCGAAATGTTCCTATTAGTTTTATGAATAACGAAATTCCCATTCAATTATCAGATGTAGGCCGAGTGGTTGAAGCTTCTGAAGAAGTGACATCCTTAGCATATTGGAATGGAAAACCGGCACTATTTTTGTTAGTGTATAAACAATCAGGAGCTAACTCTGTTCAGGTGGCTGAGGCAGTAAAAAAGAAAGTTACTGATCTGCAGAAAGAGTTTCCAAATGTAACTTTTGATTATTATAACGACTCTTCTAAAGTAGTAAAAGACAATGTTTGGGACGTTGAGGAATCTATTTATATTGGAATTGTTCTGACCATTATTGTTGTTTTGTTTTTTTTAGGGAGTGTCAGATCCACACTTATCACAGGGCTTGCCCTTCCTACATCTTTACTTGGTTCCTTCATTTTGATGAAACTAGCGGGGTTTACCATCAATCAAATGACATTACTCGCGATGTCTCTTGCGGTAGGACTGCTCATTGATGATGCCATTGTTGTCAGAGAAAACATACATAGACATAAAGAAATGGGTAAGGATAGCAAACAAGCTGCTTTGGATGGCACAAAAGAAGTGACTCTTGCCGTACTTGCCACTACATTTGCCATCCTTGCTGTATTTGGTCCCATCGCTTTTATCGATGGAGTGATTGGACAAATTTTATGCCCCTTCGGACTTACTGTATGTTTTGCATTGTTGATTTCCTTATACGATGCCTTAACCATTGCACCGATGATGTCTGCCTACTTCGGCGGAGAACATAATCCAAAAGAACCAGGCCGAATAGAAAAAATTCTCTCAGTTCCACTTCGGACTTTTGATAAATTTCAGGATAAACTGACTAATCTTTATGTTAAAACTTTAGTAGTATCAACCAAACGTCCGTTATTTGTATTGTCTGTAGCTGTTTTGATTTTTATAAGTAGTATATTTATCTCTAAAACATTAAAATCTGAGTTTATTCCCACACAAGATTTGGGTCAGTTTACTGTTACCTTCGAGTTACCTCCTGGTGCCAGTGTGGAAGCAACAAAAGAGTTAAACAAAAAGGTGAGTGAACTTCTTCGATCTAAAAAAGAAGTATTTTTGACTGCGGGATATGTAAAACAAAACAAAATTGATATTTATGTGGAGTTGGTCTCATCAAAACAGAGAAAATTAAATACACCACAATTTAAAGAATACATAAGAAAAGAACTCATACCTTATTCTTATGCGAAACCGATCGTAAAAAACTATGATGCGATTGGTGGCGGACAAAGATCTTTTTCATTTGTCATCACTGGAAATGATGCAGAAAAAGTAGAATCGTATAGTAAATTAGTTTTTGAAAAAATAAAACTAATGCCTGACCTAACAGATCCAGACATTAGTTTGCGGGAAGGTGCTCCGGAATTCAAAATTGTTCCCAAAGGAGAACAAATTGTAAAATTAGGGGTGAATCCACAATCTTTGGGTAAAGAACTAAGGATCATTGTAGAAGGTGACACACAAGCAGTATTCAGAGAGAATAATCTTGAATATGATATTCGTGTTCGTATGTTAGAAGACCAAAGGAATATTGAAAAGAACTTCCACCAAGTGGTTGTTCCAAATATCAATGGTTATATGGTTCCATTGTCTTTTGTGAGTGCTGGGATTTCCACAACGGGGCCTGCAACCATCCAAAGACAAAATAGAAATCGTTCCGTGGAAATTTCTGCTGATACCAATCCCAATGGTCGAGGTTCAGGATATACAATGGCAGAACTACAAAGAATTCTAAAAGAAGAGTTACCGATGCCAGATGGACTAAAAGTATCGTATAGTGGGCAAACGGAAAATTTAGAATCTACGGGAAAGAACATGGCCATTGCTTTGGGATTAGGAGTTGTGTTTATTTATCTAGTCCTTGCTTCCTTATACGAAAGTTTTATCATTCCCATTTCGATACTTGTGGTAATTCCTTTAGCGATGACGGGAGCTTTTTGGGGTTTATTTCTCACAGGAAAATCAATGGATATCTTTGCCAACATTGGAATGATTTTACTTTTTGGTTTGGCCACCAAAAATTCGATTCTTCTCATTGATTTTGCTAAAGACTTACGAAATACTGGAGTGGATACACGGACTGCATTAATAGAAGCGGGTAGGGCGAGGCTTAGACCTATTTTGATGACATCAATTGCTCTCATTGCGGGGATGTTGCCTGTGGCCATTGGTCTCAATGAAGCATCCAAACAAAGAACCAGTATGGGTGTAACAGTGATTGGAGGTTTAATCTCTTCCACAATTTTGACGTTGTATGTGATTCCTGCTGTGTATCAATATATTACTCGTTTTATTGATTCTATGAACAAAAAAAAGAAGTGA
- a CDS encoding TetR/AcrR family transcriptional regulator: MDPVQVRILEKAEELFSKYGYSKTKMEEIASSLKISRKTLYKYYSNKQDLMEFFMEYRQNEIQKVIQQIANDESLTAVQKFSKLHQSLIEESPYVMNDLFIREVSEMFPQQLERFKKRREKEIPESIGKIFQMAKMKGELREGYMPEVAVHLFLSSIEMILSNKNSITIPLNIHEFQAEVVNVIFYGVLKR; this comes from the coding sequence TTGGATCCTGTTCAAGTTAGAATATTAGAAAAAGCTGAAGAATTATTTTCAAAGTATGGATATTCCAAAACAAAAATGGAAGAAATAGCAAGTTCTTTGAAAATCAGCCGCAAAACATTGTATAAATACTACTCTAATAAACAAGACCTTATGGAATTTTTTATGGAGTATAGACAAAATGAGATTCAAAAAGTCATTCAACAAATAGCGAATGACGAATCTTTAACAGCGGTACAGAAGTTTTCGAAACTCCATCAATCGTTAATAGAAGAATCTCCTTATGTAATGAATGATTTGTTTATTAGAGAAGTATCGGAAATGTTTCCTCAACAATTAGAGCGATTTAAAAAAAGGAGAGAAAAAGAAATTCCTGAGTCTATTGGAAAAATTTTCCAAATGGCAAAAATGAAAGGTGAACTTCGAGAGGGATATATGCCCGAAGTTGCCGTACATCTTTTTCTTTCGTCTATTGAGATGATACTTAGCAACAAAAATTCAATCACAATTCCTTTGAATATACATGAGTTTCAAGCTGAAGTTGTGAATGTTATTTTTTATGGAGTGCTTAAGAGATAG
- a CDS encoding alpha/beta hydrolase, with translation MKQSLPKAKLQKFKEESITTNGIKINLGIWPGNKQTIVCLHGLSGNLYSMKSLAERLNRLGYKVISYDLRGRGKSDKPISGYGFQNHIQDLKGILTHYKIKNPIFFAHSFGCMIALRYAILYPESVQGMILMDGGGLLTLPKRIQVLKVLKQSFERLDVTFSTVSEYLKLIQNSPLIPKWSKEIEEYFRFELMKTKDGFVCHMPGYVMEEELKEMGGSMHFKNILKNLIFNPKNVLTKMKENRSLAFETIQVPTLILRATEMNLFPNDDLLPKTSFEFMLKQISNSRGKEIKTNHYGILFDKIKERDTVIEEFLAGLKKTKI, from the coding sequence ATGAAACAATCTCTACCAAAAGCCAAACTCCAAAAATTTAAAGAGGAATCCATAACAACCAATGGGATCAAAATCAATTTGGGAATTTGGCCGGGGAACAAACAAACGATTGTTTGTCTACATGGTCTATCGGGAAATTTGTATTCCATGAAATCTTTAGCCGAACGTTTGAATCGTTTGGGATACAAGGTGATTTCCTATGACTTACGTGGTCGAGGAAAGTCAGATAAACCAATTTCTGGATATGGATTTCAAAATCACATCCAAGATCTAAAGGGGATTCTCACTCACTACAAAATCAAAAATCCAATTTTTTTTGCTCATTCTTTTGGTTGTATGATTGCCCTACGTTATGCGATTCTTTATCCAGAATCAGTTCAAGGAATGATACTTATGGATGGAGGAGGACTTCTAACATTACCCAAAAGAATCCAAGTTCTAAAAGTATTAAAACAATCCTTCGAAAGATTAGATGTTACCTTTTCAACGGTATCCGAATATCTAAAATTAATTCAAAACTCTCCACTCATTCCAAAATGGTCCAAAGAAATAGAAGAGTACTTTCGCTTTGAACTGATGAAAACAAAAGATGGTTTTGTTTGTCATATGCCTGGATACGTCATGGAAGAAGAATTAAAAGAAATGGGTGGATCCATGCATTTTAAAAATATACTAAAAAATTTGATTTTTAACCCTAAAAACGTTCTTACAAAAATGAAAGAAAACAGATCTTTGGCCTTTGAAACAATACAAGTCCCTACTCTCATCCTTCGCGCCACAGAAATGAATTTATTTCCAAACGATGATTTATTACCAAAAACTTCCTTTGAATTTATGTTAAAACAAATCTCCAATTCCCGTGGCAAAGAAATCAAAACAAACCACTATGGGATCCTTTTTGATAAAATCAAAGAAAGAGATACCGTTATTGAAGAATTTTTGGCTGGACTTAAAAAAACAAAAATATAA